In Oreochromis niloticus isolate F11D_XX linkage group LG12, O_niloticus_UMD_NMBU, whole genome shotgun sequence, the DNA window caacagaccactaaattgtcaattccacttagaaacaaaatattaattctaaaaataaatcttaggtcgttttacagaacagacaaaattgactaacttttgtcaatatcaaataaactgagaactaaaaggaaattctcaatctctccttgttgtatagcttagctttttaaacagttttaacagttactttagtctgacaaaagccgaatgacgaattagtgctttcagtcagagattgagcatgcaccgctttattgtatttccagacttgctttcggcacaatttacagtgcgcgctactctgttttttgtcagacttgaaatagccgaaataccttcagaCTACGGAATTTCTGGGGCCCTTCtcttcgacaagctctccggcattggaacaatcatctgttttttcttcggtaaccttcgctcacgctctcggttgatttttctctagtcggcaaactcctttccttcattacccgggctgcaaaaacaaatacacatgtgcgccttggcgcttgtgctgtacgtaacaagtcacgtgacgtgacgctgcggctgtgattggttcggctctgcgctacttaatttggattggctgttcttttttttttttttaagaggacgagagagatgaggcctatcgcaatagtttaatttttctatcgagaaaaagttatttcgcaatacatatcgttatcgttctatcgcccagctctactttgAAGACTTATGTGTCATTTAcataattttgtttttcctcttctcaGTGTTTCATTGGCAGGCAACAATAATGGGTCCAGTAAGTGAAACACTTATCACAACCAATACAGTTGAAGTATGCTTATAAATGAAAATCATGACCCCTTACTTTATTTCTCTTGCTATTTAAACAGAGTGACAGTCCATATCAGAGTGGAGTGTTCTTCCTCACCATTCACTTCCCAACAGATTACCCCTTTAAACCACCAAAAGTGAGTAAAACAAGGGGGCACAATgcttcttttttacatttattctgtCATATAATTGGCCTTACATcatttttttctatgttttgGAACAGGTTGCATTCACAACAAAAATTTACCACCCAAATATCAACAGCAATGGAAGTATTTGTCTGGATATTCTGAGGTCACAGTGGTCGCCTGCACTTACAGTttcaaaaggtaaaaaaaaaaaaattaaaatgtgtggTGTGGGTGTACATATACCCAATACATTTTGGGGCGCCAAAAAGTGTTTGGAAAATTGATTTAGCCAACAGATTTATGATAAACAGTTGCCTGCTTGTTGAGAGAATTGAAATGATGCCAAAGACATAACATAAAATTATACCTTCTGTTTCTTTGGATTGTACTGTAGATGGGTCAGATTTATCTCCTAATTTTGGGCTAGTGCATCCATGTAGTGATTGATtaacaaattattattaaactTATTTATAATGGCACATATGAAATGATTGGAGTGAACCAATCAGTGCTTCTAGATGTGATTTTGATTATTTAAGAAGTTGAAATGACATCTTGCTGTGTTGGTGGTAGAAGTAGAACACAGTTATGTCTAACATAAATCCCCTCTAAAAGATTTTTAACTTTGATTCTTTCTTCCACAGTATTATTGTCCATCTGCTCTCTTCTGTGCGATCCAAACCCAGATGACCCGCTGGTACCAGAGATCGCCCATACGTACAAGGCTGACAGGGAAAAgtaagtgtaaaacatgactgCTTTTGCCACAGTTGAGCTAACAGCCAGATACACTCATGCTGCAAGATTAAGTTCTGAGTTTGAGGTTAAGTTAAACTTTTCACATTGCATGTGTTTTACAGGTACAACAAACTAGCAAGAGAATGGACACAGAAGTATGCAATGTGAGAACACCAAGGAGATCAGAACCCATACgagaacaaaagaaacacagatGATTTGTAACTTGAAGCAAATGAGCATCAAAGTAGTTGGGGGACTTgggagggggggaggggggttaAACTAAACAACAGCCCACCTTTTGGAGAAGGAAGCGGTACTATGAGGTACATTGCCACTtggctttgtgtgtgttgaGCTGATACAGTGTGCTCTGCTTCATGACTTGTATGGATCTGCTGAGCAGGACCTAATGGACTCCTTAAAGCGCTCCCACATGGAATACCAGAAAACTCTTTACAATCCCTACCACCATACTCAGACTTTAAACTGTTACTCCTGCTATTGTGATGATCATTATAATTGTTGCTTTTTATAAGCATCATTTTTACCGTCATTGAGTCATATCGTCATGCTACTCAGAAACAAAATGTTTGATTTAGGAGATTGTCTCTCCCGTCATTTCAGAGGTACTGTCTGCACCCCACTGGATGTCTTGTTACTGTATTTCATGTTTTCCGGTGGCCTTTCTGTGTTATGTTGATGTGCAATTTAGACAGAATGTTTCATGTTGAACACAAAAGTGTGCAGTGCCATTACCAGCAGCTGATGTGTTGGCACGTAACTGTCTCTACCCTGAAACAATGTGAAAGGTGTTAAGAAGGATTTGTCTCCATCATCCGCTGCAATTGGAATTGTAACAgtattgagttatttttaaaaaactgggGAGCTGCTGTTTATAAGTTAGCGGGTAGGTTAACATCCACCTCCATTTTTCTCACACATGCCATCATTGTTCTTACGTCTTGAATAATAAATGACGGCTGGTGTCCATAGTGCTCAAAACTATTGCTGTTTGACATGTTATGCTGTGTAGCTATGAATGTGGCTACTCTTTGTCGTACAGTCATAGCTGTGCGCCACTTCCTCAGTACAGTTACTCAGGTATCTTTAAGAAGATCATCAGCCTTTTACATGCGGTGACCCATGGTGAGAAAAATGATCAGGGTTAACACAGTCTGACTTCTAAAAATAGCACTTGCCTAATTTTGCGGTTCTGTTCAAATAACGACCCATCACTTACTGCAGTGTGATCAAAGACATACCACAATGGGTCTGTGCTGCACATAAATATGCTTTCTGAAACATACTGTTACTCTCATTATTTCTCTCCacttatttcagtgtttttaaggtGATTGGTTGTGAACAGCTTGCAAGTGATGCTGTTTTTGAACAGACTTGATGTTTTGCAGATCTGTGTCACTTAAAGTCATAACATGACAGTTTGATATGCTTTAAATATCAGGATTTATGTTCATTTTCATCCTtgtgctgagtttttttttttttttttttttttcccccccattaATAAGCAACACTCACagtaaactttttttcttttttttagggtataatgtttgtggttttcttttctttttttttattgtatctttgaaagggttttttttttttttttttggcatttgtGTCATGAGAATTGAGCACGATTTTGATGTGTCATAATGTAATAGTAAGATAATCCATTGTAACTGTTGGACAAAGTAGTTGGAAAAGTTGTCAAAAATCACAACTCAGTGCGTCGATGCTGCCAGTATAAAGGGAATTATTGGATATTAGAAGGAGCAAGAAATTTTGCTATTGAGCTATTATTTAATAGATTCATCCAGAAAGGTAAATAGCTAAGCATGATTATTTAAGAAGCTTTGATTGTAGAATTAACACCGTTGTTTAGATGCTGACTATAGATTTTTAATATtctactgtaaaaataaaaaaaaatgtcaaaacaagTTGTCCTGAAAGTATACCATATATactaaaatgttttgaaaatgtacccACTGAATGCTCCGACACCTCCGCTGTAATACTACAAGTTCAGTCTTTGTGTACATTAGTGTTTGTTCATCtagctatttatttattagaaaGCTGGGTATCTTCCAATTCTTCAACAAGAGCCTCAGTTCATAATATGAGTAATGCTACATTGACTTCCTTTAACCCACGTGTTCAGTATGGTTTCATATAGGCAGCTTGGCATGCTTTGCACTCGGGTGATCCTTCTCAGCCATTTTGCAGAATATCAGGGATTTCGTTGAATTTCATCTGCCTAACACCTCTGACTAAAAGTTTAGCCTTAACCCTCATttttgtacatatatatatatatatatagagagagagagagaatgtgtcatataaaatgtaaatttgcTATCAGGGCTGTATTCCCAAAATGGGTGATTCATTACATCGGTAGACCTGGAAGCCTGCTTGAAGAGTTCACAATgttttgtttaaagaaaaaaaatcagcttggCTTTTACTGAATGCAGGACCAGCCTTCACGCATCTTAAAATCTGGAATATGTGTGCTTGAACTGCCATCATGAACAGTCACATGTCTTCACGTAACCTACACAAGATAATTATGACCTTGTTATAACATGAATAAAGTTCATCTTGATTTCTTGTTGTTTGCAGTCATTTCATGTTACAGCCTGACTGATTTCTCAGCGTGTGACACAATGTTTCTGCACCCAAGATAGtcagaaaaaatatgtttggGGTAATTTAGAAATGGTGTCATCTCACAGCTTGTCCAGCAGAGTGCTCTCTGACTCATTTACAATGCTTTTGGCAACCGCTGCAGCACCTGTTTGCATGTGTTCCTCATCACAGGGGATTTTAAATTGGgtatttatgatttttttgaGTTGGCATTAACTTGACATAACCAAAAAACAGTCAATTAACATTTTGCAGACATTTTCTTACATACTTCTTAaaaacaaatggtaaatggttcCTTTATTTTATGATAAAAGTTTAGGCTTATctctggagagagagagagaaatatgtATGTACTATAGTTACAGCAGTGATTTGTGTCTCAGTCCTTAAAATGTTGCTATGAAGACATTTTCAGGGTAGAAATGGAGAAATATGTGATTTGGTTTGTTTTAGGGCCTTAAAGCGGGTTTTATTATACCTAAATTACATGCactgttgtttatttttactgtgaGTCCTATTGCTGCCAAAATTTATTCACTATTACTATTCCTTCAACTGTGGTTGGATATTGACTAAAATGTATCTTACTTTTCTTTTAGAGCTGTCTACTTGGCTCTTTTACGGATGCCAGAACATCAAGTAACCACACGCTAATACAGAATATCACAACCTGTATTAGGGTGTATGCACATGCACAGTTCAGTGAATTAACTTTAAGCACATTATCACCATATTACAGCAGCTTTGCCAGGTATTGAGAAGCAGTTGCCTGTGTGATATATTTATGAAAGTGACCAGTGTGAAACAAGACAAATGTTCATAAATTAATTTTCCTTTACATTTGATCCCTATAGTTGTTTCCTATACTTCTTATATAGACACTTTTGGGGGAAATGTATATCTTAAACGGGAGAGGAACCATATATTTTGCaccatatatttttttgttttaaagttacAGAAGTTGTAAAAATAATCATGTAACGTGCTCTAATAACTCTAGGGTTAGAATTTTGAATTTCTAATTTATTTCAATGAGTTCCCAGTAAAGGGTGAGGCCTTTACTGGTCCTGTGGACGTTTGATAAGTAACATTATGGGAGATTTTTGCGGTGCAGACAGCAGTGATTGCGTAAAGGTCAGTTTCGTCTGATCTCACTAAATATTTGATATTTGCATCATGATTTTTCGGAAACTAATTATAGTCGACCTGATAAATTATTAGAAACAACGCACACAACACCCCCAAATCGGCAGCGTCACGCCACACTGttgtcattattatcattattattattattatcattattattaataataatataggGTGCACCATGGCTGACATCTAGCCTCTAGGCTAAACTAGCTTCGCCCCCCCCCGTTGAAAGTCAGCAGCATCATTGCCACTCCTCCCAATAGGAAGGGCGCATCCCGGTAGCTAGCTGGCTAGCTGTACTCAGAATAACGATGGCAGTTAACCTCAGCAAAAATGGCCCTGCATTAACAGCTGCATATAAAGAAGTGGTAGATGAAAAATCCAATACCAACTGGTAAGGAGAAACATTTTCATAGCAGTATTAGCTGTTTGTACGAGGGAGGTTGTTAGCTACATTGTTGGCTAGCTTTGAGCGAGTCGACAAGTAACTTAACCTATCGTAAAATAAACTTAGCCAGTTACCTGGAAATAATGCTAATTTGGGAACCACATTAGAGTTTGTAGTATTTATATAACCGATAACGTTTATTAAGAGTCATCTTTGTATAATGTGGGAGTTTAGTTTCTGACATTTATTGGTGATCTGTTGATTAATAACCTTAAAGATGTGCTAACGAGATAGCTAGTTACAGAGTTGTCAGTCTGACGGCTATACTGAGGCAACTATCATGCTTTGATTATATTTTTAGCTCGAATTAAATGAAACCATGAAAGGGCGTGAGGTAAGTCGCTAGCGTCCTTGCCCACTTCCTGGTAAGATATCAGAAGTAATTTATAACCAGTAAGTGACACTAaaacttcctctttgttttaCCTAACGTTACAGTAAGTGTTTGTGGTTTGAAATTTaaacctgttgaagttcagccGCCGTGTTTAATGATGACCCGAATTAGATAATCCCCAGGAGGACGTGTTCAGAGAGAGGACTGCTGGCTCTGTGTGGACTCTGAAAATATCTCTCATCAAGTCAATGTTTGCCTTTCTTCCCTCATTTTAAGCAGTCGACAGCCACCGCCTACCAGCTCAGcaatttgcttttttaaaatggtgCTGCTAACAGGATTAAGTAAATGTAGAATAAAGAAGTGATCTTTCGGAGTGAGCAAGTTCCTCTGATACGAAATGCTACGTGCTGTGTTCTGATAACAAGCAAATGCCCTTTAAAATCCACTGCACACTGGATTTTTACTTTGTAAGCATTATTGTTGGTGTTTGGGCTTAAATTAGCAGCCTGGGTTGAGCTATAATTAGCATTATAACATATGGCTGATCATTTCATCTGTGCAGTAAATCATAAACGCATCCTGGGTTGTCTCTGGAAGGAGACCTCCAAGCCAAGTGAAATAAGAATGTCATAACACGTCCCTGAATTACACTATACACCTACCTACAACTTTCTAaaaactcacacagttatgAGTTCATATCAGCCAAATCATTACATTATTAACTACATGTGGAACTCTCCTGCTATTCATcacctaaataaatattttgttgCATGCAAATAACCCACAAAGACTCCTTTAGACTGACCCCGACACGAAAAACCCGACTCTATGAATGGCTTCTTCAAATGCCTTCAATATTAATGTATTTACACACAGAAAATGGAGCTATGTATTAACTAAAGCTTGTTTGTTTAGGTCTGCtagtctttatttttactagGATTTTCATAGCAAAGAAATTTCAGTGGAATTTTTCTTCTTGGGGCCGCGGCCTGTAAAGATTACTCAAAAGGCTGATAGAAATGAGGATTAGAAACTGCAGCAGTGTTTACACTACACCTGTTTCCCCTGTATCGTGTGTAAATGGGGCTTAAGTGATACTTTGAATAGGTTTGCAAAACAACTCTTGTTTACTGTGAAATGATGCATATCCACTTTTCTGTCTGTGGGATCTgttttcagccagtggtgtaaTTAAGTGTAATCTGGTGCTTTATACAGGGCCTTGTTCACCTATGAGGGAAACAGCGATGACATCCGACTGGCAGAAAAAGGGGGTGAGTAACCATGTGGATATTTTAATCAAGTTTTTATGATCTCGACACGATATTAGCAAATGTGTGCAGGAATGCCAACGTCAGCATAGCGGTACTGGAATATCAGCATAAAAGGACTGCTTGCCTCTGCTTTCTCACCCCATCATTTGCAATGGGGAAAAAATGCCCACAGTTACACAATGAACCACAATAACCATTTGACTTTTCCACAATGTTTATGCATCAGATGGAGGACTGGAAGAGCTGGTTGAAGAACTCAACAGTGGAAAAGTGATGTATGCTTTCTGCCGGGTCCAGGATCCAAATTCCGGCCTGCCTAAATATGTCCTCATCAACTGGGTCAGAGCGACACTCAGCTATTAAACATGTGTTTGCAGTCTCTGTTGTGGTCACTAACCCTCTAAATGTTGTTGCATTTCAGACTGGAGAGGGAGTAAAGGATGCCAGGAAGGGAATATGTGCAAATCATGTCAGTGCCATGTCCAATTTTCTGAAGGTAGTGTGAAACCTTTGAGTCTAGTTCAAATACACACTGGAATTTGTACTGCTGTCTGCTTGTGTTTGCAGAGGAGGCCTAACTGCATGCACCTTAATGCTGACTTTACCGCATGATATGCAGTAAATGGATACACATTCCTGTTCCTAGAATTCTCATTAATGTAATAGCTTTGTTGGAATGATGTCAGTGTTATTAATGCCACACTTGCAAGCAGCTCATTGCTGTGGCTGGTTTGTGTGTGGGAACCAAGATGAAAACTAGAAGGGTTTCCTCCTTTGTGTTTTAAAAGGAACTGTTCTTCTTTGCTTTTTCAGGGGGCACATGTCACAATAAATGCTAGAGCAGAGGAGGATGTGGAGCCCGAGTCGATTATGCAAAAGGTGGCTAAAGCCTCAGGAGCCAACTACAGCTTCCATAAAGAAGCTTCCAGCCGCTTCCAGGACAGCGGTCCTCAGGGTCCCGTGGTACGCACTTACACTTGCCTGTCAACACTAGAACAAGATAAGCAGTGAACTAGATCTTAACTAGACTCCTTCATCTCAGATCATGCACACGtcttaaatgttttttgttgttgttgtttaatgaTAATCTGCAATCTGATTTATAAGAGCTTATGGGATCCATACTAAAAATAGTCATTATTCCTTTAACAAATCACAGTCTACCTCTGCACACGTGTTTCAACATCCTTTCCCTGCCCAAACACCTGCGTTCAGTCATAAACAGTCACagaaatgaagctgctgctgatctAAGACACCCAAATATTGGCACTCGTACTGCTGCATGAGCGTTTTCACGGTGAACTAAGTCTGCATTATATTGAAGATGTGCCATGCAGTGATTGTGTGAGATCTGTCACTGTTTTTGCACAGTGCATGTGTACCAAGTGAGAATGCAGAAGGAAGAGTGTGTTTGAGCCACCCTGGTGTGGAAATGCAGTCACgttcacacagaaaataaacaaaggcAACATTGTTCTTGGTCACTTGTGCACATACTGAAAAATGAGTCATCCTCTGTTCTGATTTTCTTCAGCGCTCTTTGATgtctcagattttttttttttttttttgatggttTATCAGTTAGCCTTGTTAATGTGAGGTGAAAGGTGCTTCATATTGAGGAAAGGCAAGCCAGGCCTTCATGCATCCTGTCACATCCTGGCCTCATTCTGCATTTCAGCTGCTGTGTGCTATTGACCGCCGGTGTCAGCAGCGTACAGTCTCGCCCTTTCCACTGCGCTCTGTGTTGGGAATGATGACAAAGTGATGACACAGCACTGATTAAAAGCTGAGCAGATTTTAGATTTTGTGTCATATCACTGACACAAAAAAGTGATTTGATATGGATCCGTTTAAGAAGTTTATCCACAAGTAACCTGtgaaataaaatacttttttttgtattttaatttactCTGGCAATTCTGCCAACACTGGACGGCATATcgatgtttgttttcttgtcatGCAGGGCTCAGTCTACCAGAAAACCAACGCCATGTCAGAAATCAGAAAGACCAACAAAGACAACTTCTGGGCCCAGGCAGAGGTACACTCattaaacaatatatatactTGTCTCTTATCTCTGTGAAACTGCAAGAAATGCCTcaaatattttaacatattAGACATCCTGCCTTTTCTGTTAAGCTCCTGAGTGCCATGTATTTTTCACTCTATAAAAAATACATGGCGCATAGCCTTTTCCATCACAAGTGTAACTGTGATGAGTAACCGCTTAGTTGTAACTTTTTGGTGGCGCTAATTTCCCTGTAGTTTTCTTAGATTAATCATTGTAAAATCAAGCTTTTCAATGACTGTGACGTTTTGACCTTGTTGCTGTGATTGGCCTttagaaagaagaggagaagcGTCGACAGGAGGAGCGGCGCAAGGCAGAGGAGGAGCGCAAGCACCTGGAAAGGGAGAGGAAAGACAGAGAGGCCAAGGAGGCAGCGATGAGGGAAAAAAGGGACAAGGAGAGATCCTCTCAAATCGACCAGCAAAAGTAGGCTTACCTAATAATGAGACCAGTTTgcaattgtttcttttttcttttcttttttaaacgaAGGTTCAAATTACATTTTCTCTGTGTTCTTATTATTAATTAGGAAgtaccagcagcagcaggaagc includes these proteins:
- the dbnlb gene encoding drebrin-like b isoform X2 — translated: MAVNLSKNGPALTAAYKEVVDEKSNTNWALFTYEGNSDDIRLAEKGDGGLEELVEELNSGKVMYAFCRVQDPNSGLPKYVLINWTGEGVKDARKGICANHVSAMSNFLKGAHVTINARAEEDVEPESIMQKVAKASGANYSFHKEASSRFQDSGPQGPVGSVYQKTNAMSEIRKTNKDNFWAQAEKEEEKRRQEERRKAEEERKHLERERKDREAKEAAMREKRDKERSSQIDQQKKYQQQQEAESREQEKPRWEAASLISQRAVNPREMFKQRERGITPSDSDVPPAAPASPQPGRLQSPFLSKQVYESERASSPQRQASPVPAGSASPVHATEPDGDDDDGPSRCEYDEQDAAPQEQQEEAPTANSCVTEPLYEDPPQAEETNTYEVTAEETSDRGICARALYDYQAADDTEISFDPDDIITGIEMIDEGWWRGYGPDGHFGMFPANYVELM
- the ube2d4 gene encoding ubiquitin-conjugating enzyme E2 D4; translated protein: MALKRIQKELSDLQRDPPAQCSAGPVGEDLFHWQATIMGPSDSPYQSGVFFLTIHFPTDYPFKPPKVAFTTKIYHPNINSNGSICLDILRSQWSPALTVSKVLLSICSLLCDPNPDDPLVPEIAHTYKADREKYNKLAREWTQKYAM
- the dbnlb gene encoding drebrin-like b isoform X6; the protein is MAVNLSKNGPALTAAYKEVVDEKSNTNWALFTYEGNSDDIRLAEKGDGGLEELVEELNSGKVMYAFCRVQDPNSGLPKYVLINWTGEGVKDARKGICANHVSAMSNFLKGAHVTINARAEEDVEPESIMQKVAKASGANYSFHKEASSRFQDSGPQGPVGSVYQKTNAMSEIRKTNKDNFWAQAEKEEEKRRQEERRKAEEERKHLERERKDREAKEAAMREKRDKERSSQIDQQKKYQQQQEAESREQEKPRWEEQEENQAAQTRAVKRGESVEKANEAASLISQRAVNPREMFKQRERGITPSDSDVPPAAPASPQPEEAPTANSCVTEPLYEDPPQAEETNTYEVTAEETSDRGICARALYDYQAADDTEISFDPDDIITGIEMIDEGWWRGYGPDGHFGMFPANYVELM
- the dbnlb gene encoding drebrin-like b isoform X5, which codes for MAVNLSKNGPALTAAYKEVVDEKSNTNWALFTYEGNSDDIRLAEKGDGGLEELVEELNSGKVMYAFCRVQDPNSGLPKYVLINWTGEGVKDARKGICANHVSAMSNFLKGAHVTINARAEEDVEPESIMQKVAKASGANYSFHKEASSRFQDSGPQGPVGSVYQKTNAMSEIRKTNKDNFWAQAEKEEEKRRQEERRKAEEERKHLERERKDREAKEAAMREKRDKERSSQIDQQKKYQQQQEAESREQEKPRWEAASLISQRAVNPREMFKQRERGITPSDSDVPPAAPASPQPEPDGDDDDGPSRCEYDEQDAAPQEQQEEAPTANSCVTEPLYEDPPQAEETNTYEVTAEETSDRGICARALYDYQAADDTEISFDPDDIITGIEMIDEGWWRGYGPDGHFGMFPANYVELM
- the dbnlb gene encoding drebrin-like b isoform X3, with protein sequence MAVNLSKNGPALTAAYKEVVDEKSNTNWALFTYEGNSDDIRLAEKGDGGLEELVEELNSGKVMYAFCRVQDPNSGLPKYVLINWTGEGVKDARKGICANHVSAMSNFLKGAHVTINARAEEDVEPESIMQKVAKASGANYSFHKEASSRFQDSGPQGPVGSVYQKTNAMSEIRKTNKDNFWAQAEKEEEKRRQEERRKAEEERKHLERERKDREAKEAAMREKRDKERSSQIDQQKKYQQQQEAESREQEKPRWEEQEENQAAQTRAVKRGESVEKANEAASLISQRAVNPREMFKQRERGITPSDSDVPPAAPASPQPGRLQSPFLSKQVYESERASSPQRQASPVPAGSASPVHATEEAPTANSCVTEPLYEDPPQAEETNTYEVTAEETSDRGICARALYDYQAADDTEISFDPDDIITGIEMIDEGWWRGYGPDGHFGMFPANYVELM
- the dbnlb gene encoding drebrin-like b isoform X7; translation: MAVNLSKNGPALTAAYKEVVDEKSNTNWALFTYEGNSDDIRLAEKGDGGLEELVEELNSGKVMYAFCRVQDPNSGLPKYVLINWTGEGVKDARKGICANHVSAMSNFLKGAHVTINARAEEDVEPESIMQKVAKASGANYSFHKEASSRFQDSGPQGPVGSVYQKTNAMSEIRKTNKDNFWAQAEKEEEKRRQEERRKAEEERKHLERERKDREAKEAAMREKRDKERSSQIDQQKKYQQQQEAESREQEKPRWEAASLISQRAVNPREMFKQRERGITPSDSDVPPAAPASPQPEEAPTANSCVTEPLYEDPPQAEETNTYEVTAEETSDRGICARALYDYQAADDTEISFDPDDIITGIEMIDEGWWRGYGPDGHFGMFPANYVELM
- the dbnlb gene encoding drebrin-like b isoform X1, giving the protein MAVNLSKNGPALTAAYKEVVDEKSNTNWALFTYEGNSDDIRLAEKGDGGLEELVEELNSGKVMYAFCRVQDPNSGLPKYVLINWTGEGVKDARKGICANHVSAMSNFLKGAHVTINARAEEDVEPESIMQKVAKASGANYSFHKEASSRFQDSGPQGPVGSVYQKTNAMSEIRKTNKDNFWAQAEKEEEKRRQEERRKAEEERKHLERERKDREAKEAAMREKRDKERSSQIDQQKKYQQQQEAESREQEKPRWEEQEENQAAQTRAVKRGESVEKANEAASLISQRAVNPREMFKQRERGITPSDSDVPPAAPASPQPGRLQSPFLSKQVYESERASSPQRQASPVPAGSASPVHATEPDGDDDDGPSRCEYDEQDAAPQEQQEEAPTANSCVTEPLYEDPPQAEETNTYEVTAEETSDRGICARALYDYQAADDTEISFDPDDIITGIEMIDEGWWRGYGPDGHFGMFPANYVELM
- the dbnlb gene encoding drebrin-like b isoform X4 — its product is MAVNLSKNGPALTAAYKEVVDEKSNTNWALFTYEGNSDDIRLAEKGDGGLEELVEELNSGKVMYAFCRVQDPNSGLPKYVLINWTGEGVKDARKGICANHVSAMSNFLKGAHVTINARAEEDVEPESIMQKVAKASGANYSFHKEASSRFQDSGPQGPVGSVYQKTNAMSEIRKTNKDNFWAQAEKEEEKRRQEERRKAEEERKHLERERKDREAKEAAMREKRDKERSSQIDQQKKYQQQQEAESREQEKPRWEEQEENQAAQTRAVKRGESVEKANEAASLISQRAVNPREMFKQRERGITPSDSDVPPAAPASPQPEPDGDDDDGPSRCEYDEQDAAPQEQQEEAPTANSCVTEPLYEDPPQAEETNTYEVTAEETSDRGICARALYDYQAADDTEISFDPDDIITGIEMIDEGWWRGYGPDGHFGMFPANYVELM